A window of Kangiella sp. TOML190 genomic DNA:
CAGGTAATTCTGTACCCTGAGTCGCAAATGAACCAAATGGGTTCGGCCGCCTTTACTTCGATGAAGAAAAGCCAAAAAGTCGATACCGATGCTCGAAACAACCAATACGTCAATTGTATCGTTGATGCGCTTATTCCAGTGTTAATTGAAGAAGCACCAGCAACTAAAAATCTTAATTGGGAAACCAATGTGTTTGTGGACGATACGCCTAACGCTTTTGCCTTGCCCGGTGGCAAAGTAGGAGTACATACAGGCGTGTTCAAGGTCGCCACTAATGCCGACCAGTTAGCTTCGGTGATTGGTCATGAAATAGGTCACGTCTGGGCGCGTCACGGTAACGAGCGTGTCTCACAAAACACCTTAGCGCAAACAGGAATGCAGCTGGCTGCTATCGCGGCAGGCGAACCCACCGCCGAAAAGCAACAGCTGTTAGGATTGCTAGGGATGGGAGCACAAGTGGGTGTTTTATTACCTTTTAGTCGCCAACACGAAACCGAAGCCGATCAAATTGGGCAAAAACTTATGGCCAGAGCTGGCTTTGATCCCCGAGCAAGCGTAGTGGTTTGGCAAAACATGTCCAAATTAGGCGGTAAAAAACCTCCAGAATTTTTATCGACTCACCCAGCGAACCAAACCCGCATTAACCAGTTAAATGCGCGGATGCCAGAGTCCCTTAAACTTTATCAACAAGCTAGAGCACAAGGCAAAAGACCTAATTGCAAACGCTAGCCCTATAGTATTAACTTACAAAAAAGCCGAGCAATTGCTCGGCTTTTTTGGGATTCGTCTGCCATAAACTCTATTGAGACAGCGCGACCAAATAACCATCGCGTTCATAAAAAGATTCGATATACAGCTCAGTAAAATCATCCACAACCGACTTGTTCACCTCATCTAAACTCAACATATTGTCGCGCCATTTACACAACTTTTTAAAATCTTCCAAGGAGTCCTCGCCAGTTTCATCAGCTAACATTTGACTGCGCATTAAAAACGGCGCAAAGGCGGAATCGACTAGACTAAACGAGTCGCCTGCAAAAAAACCTTGATCGCCTACTTGATGTTCAAGATGCGCTAGCTTTTTAGCTAGGTCAGCTTGAATTTGGCGGAAAGTTTGCTCACGACGCGCTTGTGTTAACTGATGCTGAGCATTATTTAAACTACTACTAAACTCTATCCAAGCCCGATATTGAGCTTTCAATAAAGGATCTTGTGGTAATAGAGGAGCGCCATTGGTTTCGTCCAAATATTCATTGATTACTGCCGACTCAAACAACACCTCTTCGCCAACCCGCATTAATGGCACCTTACCCAATGGAGAAATTTTCAAAAACCACTCTGGCTTTTTCGCCAAGTCAATATATTCAATGGTGTAATCAATTTTTTTATGCAACAAGGTAATTACTGAGCGTTGTACAAATGGACAAAGCTTAAAACTAACTAGTATGGGTTGATCAATTTTGCTCATAATTTCCTGGGCGATAGCCAATTTTTAACTAATGTAAATCTAATATTGGATAATTGCAACTTAGGCCGTCAGCAAACTTAGAAAATCATTTTAATCGGCTATAAAAAAAAGCGGCTTACGCCGCTTCAGTATTGATTAGTGCTGATGGCCGCCTTCACCATGCACATGACCATGAGCTAACTCTTCATCACTCGCAGCACGAATTTCTTTTACCGTTACATCGAAGACCAATTCAATACCAGCCAATGGATGATTGCCATCAACCGTCACTTGTTCGCCTTCAACTTTAGTTACGGTTATCAGCTGTGGACCATTCGGAGATTCGGCATGAAACTGCATACCAGCTTCAATTTTATCCACACCCTGAAATGCTGATACAGGCACTTCTTTAACGAACTCTTCATTACGTTGGCCGTAGGCATCTTCTGGTGCAACGGTCACTTGCAACTGCTCACCAACGCTTTTACCCAGCAACGCCGACTCTAAACCAGGAATGATATTCTGGAAGCCACATAAAAAAGCCAAAGGTTCGTTACCTTCGGAAGTGTCCACCAACTGGCCTTCCGCGGTAGTCACGGTGTAATCAATTAAAGCCACGTTATTTTTTTCGATCTGCATATTTGCCTCGTTTGGTTAAGTTTAAAAGCTTAATAAAGCGCTTGGTTACTCTTAACTAAACGCACAACAATAAAGCCATCAGTTGTTTTTTATTTTTTAAGAGGCTGTAACCTCTAATCTACCTATAGTCTAGAAAACCGATAAATTTAAACATTAAGATTTTTCCAACTATGGTGCTACTTGGTAGCCAAAATATAAACCGCAAAGAAGGATTTTTATTCGAGTAGGCGACCAAAAATTTTATTAGGCAAGGAGCGTATATAAATACATGACCAACTAATCAAATTTTTAGCAAAACAATGGAATAAAAAGGCCTTTTTAGGATATTTTTTTCCCAGCAGCTTGCTGATCCGCATGGTACGAGGACCGCACCATAGGCCCACTAGCCACATTCGTAAAGCCTAACTCTTCCGCAATTCGGCCTAGCTCATCAAACTCTTTTGGCGGCATAAAACGCATCACCGGATGATGATACTTACTCGGCTGTAAATACTGACCCAATGTCAACATATCCACCCCGTGCGCGCGTAAATCTTTCATCACTTCGATAATTTCTTCATTGGTTTCACCCAAGCCAATCATTAAACCCGATTTGGTTGGAATTCCAGGATAGCGCTCTTTAAATTGCTTAAGTAGATCCAGCGACCATTGATAATCCGCGCCGGGTCGTGCTTGCTTATAGAGTCTCGGCACGGTTTCTAAATTGTGGTTAAACACATCTGGCAGACCATCGACCATCAGATCCAAAGCTTTTTCCATACGCCCCCGAAAATCAGGTACCAACACTTCGATTTTCAGCTCTGGATTTTGCTCACGCGCAACTCGTACGCACTCGGTAATATGAGCCGAACCACCATCACGCAAATCATCACGATCCACAGAGGTGATCACCACATATTTTAAACCCATGGATTTAACCGAATCGGCCAAGTTTTGCGGCTCTTCCGGATCAAGCGGCAAAGGACGACCATGTGCCACGTCACAAAACGGGCAACGGCGAGTACAAATGTCGCCCATAATCATAAAAGTGGCAGTGCCGTGACCAAAACACTCTGGCAGGTTTGGACAAGAGGCTTCTTCGCATACCGTGTGTAACTTATTGTTACGCAACATATCTTTGATTTTGGTAATTTGATTACCGTTTGGCAGCCGCACTCGGATCCAGTCCGGTTTACGCGGCATTTCTTCGGTCGGAACGATTTTAATTGGGATCCGCGCCATCTTATCTTCGGCACGCATTTTCTGACCAGGAATGACTTTACCCGTCACTCGTCCTTTCTTCACTTGTTCGGACATGCAATTCTCTTTAGGCTTGGGCCGCTGCTAATGATGGCAAACCGGCGCTTTCAAGGCGCTTAGTATACCCTAATTTGTCACACAATTGATCGATCAGATCCGGCTTAATCCGCTCAAGATCCTCTGGTCCACCCTTGCTGGCGATCTGGGTCATGACCATATCTTGGTAGCCGCAAGGATTGATTCGGGCAAATGGCTCTAGATCCATATTGACATTAAGCGCTAGGCCGTGAAAGGACTTACCTTTACGAATGCGCAAACCTAGGGAGCAGATTTTCTCACCATCGGTATAAACGCCTGGCGCATCGGCTCTTGGCGCAGCTTCGATACCGTATTTAGCCAACATATCGACAATCGCATTTTCTATTCCTGAAACCAGATCCCTTGGCCCCATATTCTTGCGACGTAAATCAATCATAAAATAAGCCACTTGCTGGCCTGGGCCGTGATACGTCACTTGACCGCCACGATCGACCTGAACCACCGGAATATCGCCCGGAAATAAAACGTGCTCAGCCTTACCAGCTTGACCTTGAGTAAAAACCGGATCATGCTCCACCAGCCAAATTTCATCGCCAGTTTCCGCATCGCGATTATCAGTATAAGCCTGCATGGCCTTCCATACGGGCACATAATCTTGTCGTCCCAATTCACGGATAACAACGGTATTTTCTATCGACATAAGCTTTCTCTTAACGGTTTTACCGACTACTGCAACGCAACTAGAGCGTCATTTTTACCCCATCAACGGTAAAAACGTCTTTATACAAAGCATCTACCTGCTCTTTATTTTCAACTCGAATGTTAAAAGATAAAGAAACGTAGTTACCATTGCGACTAAGTTGCGAGCTAGGCGAATAATCGTTAGGCGCATGACGATTGACCACTTCGGCCACTTCCATATCGATCCCTTCGCGATTCACTGCCATCACTTTAAAGCAAATGTCCGCGGGGAATTGCCATAACTCGTCTCTGTCGTAATTTTGATCCATAAGGGTCACCTAACTTTTATTACTATTACCAATTACTATCAGCAATCACTATCATTTAGTTAACCAGAGTAACTGGCTAGCCGTTATAGGTTACCGATTTTTTGCTAACTCAAAGGATTAAACCCTTGATATAAATCATTTTTTAGCTGCTGGTAAGCCTCAAACAGCTGTTGCCAAACAGGTCCAGCTCGACCAGTCCCAATATTAACATCATTTAACTCAACCACAGGGCGGATTTCCTTATTCGTGCTGGTTAACCAAATTTCATCTGCCGTTGCCAGCTCTGATTCAGAAATTAACCGCTCTTGGGTACTAAAACCCAATTCCTTGGCTAACCATAATACAAACTCGCGGGTTACGCCTGCTAGAATCTCAGCATCTAAGGGTGGCGTGATGATCTGCTGACCTTTCACCATAAACAGATTACTGGCGGTAGCTTCAACCGCATAACCATTTCGCACTAATATGGTGTCATCCTTACCATTTTCAAGCGCTTCTTGCAGCAGCAGACAATTGGCTAACAAGCTGGTGGATTTAATGTCACAACGATGCCAACGAATATCAGTTCGAGTGATAGCGGTTACTGCGACTACGGCCGCCAAATCCTTTATATTGGCTTGTAACTGAATCTCAGGCAGCGGCGTGACCATAGCCAAAATAGTTGGCTTTGGGCTTTGCGTTAATAGGTGTTGTCGCACGGGATCGACGCCACGAGTTACTTGTAAATACAAGGTGGCATTGACTAATTCGTTAGCTTCTAATAATCGCAAGGCGATCTGTTGCCAATTCGCTAAAGATATAGATAAGGGCAAATGGATCGCGGCTAAACTTTGGTTCAACCTACTAATGTGCTGTTCAAAGCGAAAGTACTGTCCGTTATAAGCCGGAATAACTTCATAAACGCCATCGGCAAATAAAAAGCCCCGATCCATTACTGAGATCTGGGCTTGTTTACTATCAAGGTATTCGTCGTTTAGGTAAACTATCGACATATCATGTTATTCACTAATGACGCTTTAGAACCACAGCTTAACCGAGTCCCACATACGACCGAAAAAACCAGCTTCTTGCACCGCTTCGAGCGCGACCATTGGCATTTTCTTAACGACTTTGCCATTGACCTTAAAGGTCACTTCACCAACCTTCTGCCCTTTTGCGATCGGCGCAATCAACTCAGGAGTCAACACATAGTTAGCCTTTAAATTAGCTTTATCACTTTTAAGTAAGCTAATGGTGGCATCTTCGGCTAAACCTGCCGCAAACTCGTTTTCCTCACCTTTCCATACCCGAACTTTTTTTAGCGTTTTACCGCCCTCAAAAGGCGTGACATTGGTGTAAAAACGGAAACCATAATTTAGCAGTTTACGGCTTTCACTGGTTCGTTTGGCATTGGAATCCGTACCCATAACCACTGCAATTAAGCGAGTTTCATCATTAACTGCTGAAGAGACCAAACAGTAGCCCGCCTCTTCGGTGTGGCCAGTTTTCAAACCATCGACTTGCAAACCTTGGTCTTTGAGCAAGTCGTTACGGTTTTGCTGAGTAATACCGTTATAACGGTACTCTCGTTCAGAATACAGCGCATAGTCCGCCGGAAAATCCTCGATTAAGGCGCGTGATAAGACAGCAAGATCCTTAGCCGTAGTCAGGTGTCCCTCATCGGGCAGACCGGTACTGTTTTCATAATGAGTCGATTTCATGCCCAAACGTTTCGCATGAACATTCATCAGTTCAGCAAAAGCATCTTCCGTGCCAGCGATATGCTCAGCCATGGCAATGCTGGCATCATTACCGGATTGAATCACAATCCCTTTCAATAAATCATCGACCAAAACGTATTTGTTAACTTCGACAAACATCAAAGAAGAACCTTTAAGCTTAGGGTTTTGCGCCCAAGCATTTTCGCTAATCAAGACCTTGTCATCGCTCTTTATAGCGCCTTTTTCTAATTCATCGGAGATAATGTAACTGGTCATGATTTTGGTGAGGCTGGCCGGCGGCAAGGGTTCGTCTGCATTGTTTTGCACCAACACCTGCCCCGTTTCATAGTCCATCAACAAAAAAGACTTGGCTTCAATATTCGGTAAGGCGGGAGAGGCCGCCATTAAAGGTGAACTGACTAGTAAAGCACTAAAAATAGCAACACCAGTAACCGCTAAAAAAGAGCCTAGGTTTTCTTTCATAGTACGATTTAATTTGGTACGAATGGACATAAATTTCTCGATTATTCTGTCACTAATTTAGGGGTTGAACCTAAATCGTATTGACGCAATTGTTGTAAAATGGATTCCGCCGTTGAGCCATCGCCCAATGGACCAATTCTCACTCGATTTAGAGTCATTCCCTGCGAATTTTTAAATGGTGTTACTTTGATCGGTTGCTGAAAAAACTCGCGCAATCTCGCTGCTAAGGTATCGGCTCGTAGCGCATCGCTAAAAGCACCCACCTGAACAAACAATCCTGGAGTCGAATTTTGCTCTTTAATCGGCGGGATCACCAATTCGCCACGCTCATAAGTCGCGCCAACGCCAGTCGAGCGCGGTGAAGCTAATACTTGCACTTCCACTCGAGCAGTGCCTTTATCGTCATAACCCAATTTTTTCGCCGCAGCGTAAGACAAATCAATCAAGCGGTTTTTAACAAAAGGCCCACGATCATTGACTTTGACCACCACCGTTTTACCCGTATCAATATTGGTTACTCGCGCATAGCTCGGTAAAGGCAAGGTTTTATGGGCGGCAGTGAACTGATACATGTCATAAATTTCGCCCGACGAGGTACGGCGGCCATGAAACTTTTTACCGTACCAACTGGCGACACCCACATCGATATAACCGTCTGCGGAATCTAACACATGATAAACCTTACCATCTTGCTCATAATAAGGCGGATTACCGTAGCGGCTTTTATTTTCTACCCTTGGTT
This region includes:
- a CDS encoding M48 family metallopeptidase; this translates as MNRFLLVAFIASLVSACATSPTGRSQVILYPESQMNQMGSAAFTSMKKSQKVDTDARNNQYVNCIVDALIPVLIEEAPATKNLNWETNVFVDDTPNAFALPGGKVGVHTGVFKVATNADQLASVIGHEIGHVWARHGNERVSQNTLAQTGMQLAAIAAGEPTAEKQQLLGLLGMGAQVGVLLPFSRQHETEADQIGQKLMARAGFDPRASVVVWQNMSKLGGKKPPEFLSTHPANQTRINQLNARMPESLKLYQQARAQGKRPNCKR
- a CDS encoding glutathione S-transferase family protein, whose translation is MSKIDQPILVSFKLCPFVQRSVITLLHKKIDYTIEYIDLAKKPEWFLKISPLGKVPLMRVGEEVLFESAVINEYLDETNGAPLLPQDPLLKAQYRAWIEFSSSLNNAQHQLTQARREQTFRQIQADLAKKLAHLEHQVGDQGFFAGDSFSLVDSAFAPFLMRSQMLADETGEDSLEDFKKLCKWRDNMLSLDEVNKSVVDDFTELYIESFYERDGYLVALSQ
- a CDS encoding peptidylprolyl isomerase, with product MQIEKNNVALIDYTVTTAEGQLVDTSEGNEPLAFLCGFQNIIPGLESALLGKSVGEQLQVTVAPEDAYGQRNEEFVKEVPVSAFQGVDKIEAGMQFHAESPNGPQLITVTKVEGEQVTVDGNHPLAGIELVFDVTVKEIRAASDEELAHGHVHGEGGHQH
- the lipA gene encoding lipoyl synthase yields the protein MSEQVKKGRVTGKVIPGQKMRAEDKMARIPIKIVPTEEMPRKPDWIRVRLPNGNQITKIKDMLRNNKLHTVCEEASCPNLPECFGHGTATFMIMGDICTRRCPFCDVAHGRPLPLDPEEPQNLADSVKSMGLKYVVITSVDRDDLRDGGSAHITECVRVAREQNPELKIEVLVPDFRGRMEKALDLMVDGLPDVFNHNLETVPRLYKQARPGADYQWSLDLLKQFKERYPGIPTKSGLMIGLGETNEEIIEVMKDLRAHGVDMLTLGQYLQPSKYHHPVMRFMPPKEFDELGRIAEELGFTNVASGPMVRSSYHADQQAAGKKIS
- the lipB gene encoding lipoyl(octanoyl) transferase LipB; the protein is MENTVVIRELGRQDYVPVWKAMQAYTDNRDAETGDEIWLVEHDPVFTQGQAGKAEHVLFPGDIPVVQVDRGGQVTYHGPGQQVAYFMIDLRRKNMGPRDLVSGIENAIVDMLAKYGIEAAPRADAPGVYTDGEKICSLGLRIRKGKSFHGLALNVNMDLEPFARINPCGYQDMVMTQIASKGGPEDLERIKPDLIDQLCDKLGYTKRLESAGLPSLAAAQA
- a CDS encoding YbeD family protein; the protein is MDQNYDRDELWQFPADICFKVMAVNREGIDMEVAEVVNRHAPNDYSPSSQLSRNGNYVSLSFNIRVENKEQVDALYKDVFTVDGVKMTL
- a CDS encoding aminotransferase class IV, encoding MSIVYLNDEYLDSKQAQISVMDRGFLFADGVYEVIPAYNGQYFRFEQHISRLNQSLAAIHLPLSISLANWQQIALRLLEANELVNATLYLQVTRGVDPVRQHLLTQSPKPTILAMVTPLPEIQLQANIKDLAAVVAVTAITRTDIRWHRCDIKSTSLLANCLLLQEALENGKDDTILVRNGYAVEATASNLFMVKGQQIITPPLDAEILAGVTREFVLWLAKELGFSTQERLISESELATADEIWLTSTNKEIRPVVELNDVNIGTGRAGPVWQQLFEAYQQLKNDLYQGFNPLS
- a CDS encoding D-alanyl-D-alanine carboxypeptidase family protein, giving the protein MKENLGSFLAVTGVAIFSALLVSSPLMAASPALPNIEAKSFLLMDYETGQVLVQNNADEPLPPASLTKIMTSYIISDELEKGAIKSDDKVLISENAWAQNPKLKGSSLMFVEVNKYVLVDDLLKGIVIQSGNDASIAMAEHIAGTEDAFAELMNVHAKRLGMKSTHYENSTGLPDEGHLTTAKDLAVLSRALIEDFPADYALYSEREYRYNGITQQNRNDLLKDQGLQVDGLKTGHTEEAGYCLVSSAVNDETRLIAVVMGTDSNAKRTSESRKLLNYGFRFYTNVTPFEGGKTLKKVRVWKGEENEFAAGLAEDATISLLKSDKANLKANYVLTPELIAPIAKGQKVGEVTFKVNGKVVKKMPMVALEAVQEAGFFGRMWDSVKLWF
- a CDS encoding septal ring lytic transglycosylase RlpA family protein; the protein is MKKLYLIFAVSLLSACATTDIQSPGSQEPLDRSIPDSAPSDSDRSFSNKTPREPKPRVENKSRYGNPPYYEQDGKVYHVLDSADGYIDVGVASWYGKKFHGRRTSSGEIYDMYQFTAAHKTLPLPSYARVTNIDTGKTVVVKVNDRGPFVKNRLIDLSYAAAKKLGYDDKGTARVEVQVLASPRSTGVGATYERGELVIPPIKEQNSTPGLFVQVGAFSDALRADTLAARLREFFQQPIKVTPFKNSQGMTLNRVRIGPLGDGSTAESILQQLRQYDLGSTPKLVTE